A single window of Cervus canadensis isolate Bull #8, Minnesota chromosome 17, ASM1932006v1, whole genome shotgun sequence DNA harbors:
- the EIF5 gene encoding eukaryotic translation initiation factor 5, whose product MSVNVNRSVSDQFYRYKMPRLIAKVEGKGNGIKTVIVNMVDVAKALNRPPTYPTKYFGCELGAQTQFDVKNDRYIVNGSHEANKLQDMLDGFIKKFVLCPECENPETDLHVNPKKQTIGNSCKACGYRGMLDTHHKLCTFILKNPPENSDSSTGKKEKEKKNRKGKDKENGSVSSSETPPPPPPNEISPPPHAVEEEEDDDWGEDTTEEAQRRRMDEISDHAKVLTLSDDLERTVEERVNILFDFVKKKKEEGIIDSSDKEIVAEAERLDVKAMGPLVLTEVLFNEKIREQIKKYRRHFLRFCHNNKKAQRYLLHGLECVVAMHQAQLISKIPHILKEMYDADLLEEEVIISWSEKTSKKYVSKELAKEIRVKAEPFIKWLKEAEEESSGGEDDDEDENIEVVYSKTASVPKVEAVKSDNKDDDIDIDAI is encoded by the exons ATGTCTGTCAACGTCAACCGCAGCGTGTCAGACCAGTTCTATCGCTACAAGATGCCCCGTCTGATTGCCAAG GTTGAGGGCAAAGGAAATGGAATCAAGACAGTTATAGTCAACATGGTTGACGTAGCGAAAGCGCTTAATCGGCCTCCAACGT ATCCCACCAAATATTTTGGTTGTGAGCTGGGAGCACAGACCCAGTTTGATGTTAAGAATGACCGTTACATTGTCAATGGATCTCATGAGGCGAATAAGCTGCAAGACATGTTGGAtggattcattaaaaaatttgttCTCTGTCCTGAGTGTGAGAATCCTGAAACAGATCTG CATGTCAATCCAAAGAAGCAAACAATAGGTAATTCTTGTAAAGCCTGTGGCTATCGAGGCATGCTTGACACACATCATAAACTCTGCACATTCATTCTCAAAAACCCACCTG AGAATAGTGACAGTagtacaggaaaaaaagaaaaggaaaagaaaaatagaaagggcAAAGACAAGGAAAATGGCTCCGTTTCCAGCAGTgagacaccaccaccaccaccaccaaatgaaATCAGTCCTCCTCCACATGCTGTG gaagaagaggaggatgaCGACTGGGGAGAGGATACAACAGAGGAAGCTCAAAGGCGCAGAATGGATGAAATCAGTGACCATGCAAAAGTTTTAACCCTCAGTGATGATTTGGAAAGGACTGTTGAAGAGCGGGTCAATATCCTGTTTGATTTTGTTAAG aaaaagaaagaagaaggtatTATTGACTCATCTGACAAAGAGATTGTAGCTGAAGCAGAAAGACTGGATGTAAAAGCCATGGGCCCTCTTGTTTTGACTGAAGTTCTTTTTAATGAGAAGATTAGAGAACAAATTAAGAAATACAGGCGCCATTTCTTACGA TTTtgtcacaacaacaaaaaagctcaGCGGTACCTTCTTCATGGTTTGGAGTGTGTGGTAGCAATGCATCAAGCTCAGCTCATTTCCAAGATTCCACATATCTTGAAGGAGATGTATGATGCAGACCTTTTGGAGGAAGAGGTCATCATTAGCTGGTCGGAAAAG ACCTCTAAGAAATATGTCTCAAAAGAACTTGCCAAAGAGATTCGTGTCAAAGCAGAACCTTTTATAAAATGGTTAAAGGAAGCAGAGGAAGAATCTTCTGGTGGtgaagatgatgatgaagatgagaATATTGAG GTGGTGTATTCAAAGACTGCCAGTGTACCGAAAGTTGAAGCTGTAAAGTCTGACAACAAAGATGATGACATTGATATTGATGCCATTTAA